The [Eubacterium] siraeum genome contains a region encoding:
- the fliI gene encoding flagellar protein export ATPase FliI, with product MDLGGFLTELRTTDTYKYLGKIEKIVGMTIEASGPLCSIGDVCRIYTKDMKSHIPAEVVGFNEHKVLLMPYTDLEGIGPGSIVDNTGDKLNVRVGDKLIGRIIDALGNPLDDGEPIEYTDTVPIAGIPVNPLTRPKIHEPIELGVKAIDGLLTMGKGQRMGIFAGSGVGKSTLMGMIARKVKADLNVIALVGERGREVREFIENDLGEEGMARSVVVVATSDQPAMMRNKCPMTATAIAEYFCSQGKDVLLMMDNLTRFAMAQREIGLSTGEPPVARGYTPSIYAAMPKLLERAGNFEKGSITGIYAVLVEGDDTNEPISDTVRGIIDGHIVLSRKIAAQNHYPAIDILPSISRLMSAIADPEHNKAAGKLRNLLALYNNNADLISIGAYKKGTNPALDEAIKKIDKINDFLMQGMYESFSMEDTIKLLKAAVS from the coding sequence ATGGATCTCGGCGGATTTCTGACAGAACTCAGAACTACCGATACATATAAGTATCTGGGTAAAATTGAAAAGATAGTCGGAATGACGATCGAGGCGAGCGGACCGCTGTGCAGTATAGGCGATGTGTGCCGTATCTACACAAAGGATATGAAGTCGCATATCCCTGCCGAAGTGGTGGGATTCAACGAGCATAAGGTACTGCTTATGCCGTATACCGACCTTGAGGGCATAGGTCCCGGCAGTATAGTTGACAACACAGGCGACAAGCTGAATGTAAGAGTCGGCGACAAGCTGATAGGAAGAATAATCGACGCACTGGGAAATCCGCTTGACGACGGAGAGCCGATTGAATATACAGACACAGTGCCTATAGCGGGCATTCCTGTAAATCCGCTCACCAGACCGAAAATACACGAGCCTATAGAGCTTGGCGTAAAGGCGATCGACGGACTTCTCACAATGGGCAAGGGGCAGAGAATGGGTATCTTTGCAGGCTCAGGCGTAGGCAAGTCAACGCTTATGGGTATGATCGCACGAAAGGTAAAGGCCGATCTCAACGTTATAGCGCTTGTAGGCGAGCGTGGCAGAGAGGTAAGAGAATTTATAGAAAACGACCTCGGAGAAGAAGGTATGGCAAGGTCGGTCGTTGTTGTCGCAACATCGGATCAGCCTGCGATGATGAGAAATAAATGTCCTATGACGGCTACGGCTATAGCGGAATATTTCTGCTCTCAGGGCAAGGACGTTCTGCTGATGATGGATAATCTTACACGTTTTGCTATGGCACAGCGTGAGATAGGTCTTTCGACAGGCGAACCTCCCGTTGCAAGAGGCTATACCCCGTCAATATACGCCGCAATGCCGAAGCTGCTCGAAAGGGCGGGAAACTTCGAAAAGGGCAGTATAACGGGAATTTATGCTGTGCTTGTTGAGGGTGACGATACAAACGAGCCTATATCGGATACCGTAAGAGGTATAATTGACGGACATATAGTGCTGAGCCGTAAGATAGCGGCGCAGAACCATTATCCTGCCATTGACATACTGCCGAGCATCTCACGTCTTATGTCGGCAATTGCAGACCCGGAGCATAATAAAGCGGCAGGAAAGCTGAGAAATCTGCTTGCGCTTTACAACAACAACGCAGACCTTATCTCGATAGGAGCGTACAAGAAGGGTACAAACCCGGCTCTTGACGAGGCGATAAAGAAGATAGACAAGATAAACGATTTTCTGATGCAGGGAATGTATGAATCGTTCTCGATGGAGGATACCATAAAGCTGTTAAAGGCGGCGGTTTCCTGA
- a CDS encoding flagellar hook-basal body complex protein — MVRSLFSGVSGLKTHQQKMDVIGNNIANVNTTGFKTSVTTFQEVYYQTKKNGSAGSNLQGGVNPSQVGYGTKLGAIGQVMGQSGFTYSDSVYDCALSGDGFFQVMDEAGNIFYSRAGVFNVDNAGNLVDSNGNMVLGVSGDATGVDASSNRITFVVPEVLDNEASYSKTITYKGGTYPLTVSADTATPDGNISVGFTVGESDYAYMSGNKLVVQLNEKNDYTNLNDLEDAVTRACENGGVSIEGVLPLHFELDTVPPAADIPATTATNTMKLDDGTTKASLTFTTVNAGEYANNYTINLRYSKNAADTTAKWSDNGLTISVCPGATVADIQAAVDKAAGSNEKYQLKVTSTDWDAANGALETLLATDGKVGLAGGSNNFFSDMVQLLGNIKMTDGRVAATQTVKDLDSVYINEDGTIYGVHSVHGIIMLGRIDIVTFDNPNGLEQVGSSYWRETLSSGQPQVNIAGENGSASVVSGALEMSNVDLSQEFSDMIITQRGFQANSRIITTSDTMLEEIVNLKR; from the coding sequence ATGGTTAGATCTTTATTCTCGGGCGTGTCAGGATTAAAGACACATCAGCAGAAGATGGACGTTATAGGTAACAACATTGCAAACGTCAACACTACAGGCTTCAAGACAAGCGTAACTACCTTCCAGGAGGTATATTACCAGACTAAGAAGAACGGCTCGGCAGGCTCTAACCTCCAGGGTGGTGTAAATCCCTCTCAGGTAGGTTACGGTACTAAGCTGGGCGCTATCGGACAGGTAATGGGACAGTCGGGCTTCACATATTCTGACAGCGTTTATGACTGTGCTTTATCGGGCGACGGATTTTTCCAGGTAATGGACGAAGCCGGCAACATCTTCTATTCAAGAGCAGGCGTTTTCAACGTTGATAACGCAGGAAACCTCGTAGACTCAAACGGTAATATGGTACTCGGCGTAAGCGGTGACGCAACAGGCGTTGACGCATCTTCAAACAGAATTACATTCGTAGTTCCCGAAGTTCTCGACAACGAAGCCAGCTACTCAAAGACAATTACATACAAGGGCGGTACATATCCGCTTACAGTATCGGCAGATACAGCGACACCTGACGGCAACATATCTGTAGGATTTACCGTAGGTGAAAGCGATTACGCTTATATGAGCGGAAACAAGCTCGTTGTACAGCTGAACGAAAAGAATGATTATACAAACCTCAACGATCTTGAGGACGCTGTGACCCGTGCGTGTGAAAACGGCGGTGTAAGCATTGAGGGCGTACTTCCGCTCCACTTTGAGCTTGATACGGTGCCTCCTGCGGCAGATATTCCTGCAACGACAGCTACCAACACAATGAAGCTGGACGACGGAACAACAAAGGCTTCTCTTACATTTACGACAGTAAACGCAGGAGAATATGCAAATAACTACACGATAAACTTAAGATATTCAAAGAATGCCGCAGACACAACGGCAAAGTGGTCGGACAACGGTCTTACGATAAGCGTTTGCCCCGGTGCTACGGTAGCCGACATACAGGCGGCTGTAGACAAGGCGGCAGGCAGTAACGAAAAGTATCAGCTTAAGGTTACAAGTACGGACTGGGACGCTGCAAACGGCGCACTTGAAACGCTTCTTGCCACAGACGGCAAGGTAGGTCTTGCAGGCGGCTCGAACAACTTCTTCTCTGATATGGTCCAGCTTCTGGGCAATATCAAGATGACAGACGGACGTGTTGCGGCTACGCAGACGGTAAAGGATCTTGACAGCGTATATATCAACGAGGACGGCACTATTTACGGTGTACACAGCGTACACGGTATCATAATGCTCGGCAGAATTGATATTGTTACATTTGATAACCCCAACGGTCTTGAGCAGGTGGGAAGCTCCTACTGGAGAGAAACTCTTTCATCGGGTCAGCCCCAGGTAAACATTGCAGGCGAAAACGGTTCTGCTTCTGTAGTATCGGGTGCGCTCGAAATGTCTAACGTTGACTTGTCGCAGGAATTCTCCGATATGATCATCACACAGAGAGGCTTCCAGGCAAACTCAAGAATCATCACCACTTCGGACACGATGCTTGAAGAAATAGTAAACCTCAAGCGCTAA
- a CDS encoding flagellar hook capping protein, with protein sequence MADISSLQSVQSNHEKYKDLFKNSGKNDTISTDTFFSLLMAEMSNQDPLEPTSNTEFVSQMAQFTALQAQQDNLKYSMSNYAAGLVGKTLTMNAQSDDGTLLSGVCTGVNISGSDVKVVVDGKQYDLSAVKAISDTVSKGTLHTMTEALGYVGKEVTVKVLGDDGKFYYAKGKVESAEMQDGDAKIVIDNYLYSIDEIVHVSEGTGSTADKNTEAPAGSAGGNK encoded by the coding sequence ATGGCAGACATTTCAAGTCTTCAGAGTGTACAGTCAAATCACGAAAAGTATAAGGACCTTTTCAAGAATTCGGGCAAGAACGATACGATAAGCACAGATACGTTCTTCAGTCTGCTTATGGCGGAAATGAGCAACCAGGATCCGCTTGAGCCTACGTCCAATACCGAGTTCGTGTCGCAGATGGCACAGTTCACGGCATTACAGGCACAGCAGGACAATCTGAAGTACAGTATGTCAAACTATGCGGCAGGTCTTGTAGGAAAGACGCTTACAATGAATGCGCAGAGCGACGACGGAACGCTTTTATCGGGCGTATGCACCGGAGTGAACATCAGCGGAAGCGATGTTAAGGTAGTAGTTGACGGCAAGCAGTATGATTTATCGGCGGTAAAGGCGATAAGCGATACGGTAAGCAAGGGTACGTTACATACGATGACCGAGGCACTGGGATATGTGGGCAAGGAAGTAACGGTAAAGGTACTCGGCGACGACGGCAAATTCTACTATGCAAAGGGCAAGGTCGAGTCGGCAGAAATGCAGGACGGCGACGCTAAGATCGTGATAGACAATTATCTCTACTCTATTGACGAGATAGTACACGTCAGCGAGGGTACGGGAAGTACGGCTGACAAGAACACGGAAGCTCCGGCAGGAAGCGCCGGGGGCAACAAGTAA
- a CDS encoding flagellar hook-length control protein FliK produces MMNGTVVLPAVVTTFAGNAATISAGSVQNGSASGTAGGFSDTLGAMVTSGQQCNMNSAVRMNADNKAVMNGEILSGLNELEQNAKELKELLKTAELAGYLQGGTMQFYADVMQTDNSELMQIMNGLELSSPIGDVLSEEGAFSKISDGNDVNTALGLQNGEISALNDFASEIQMNNGDSADTVNQTNVKAEIASDSISGENAVAATADKPDAFASVAVGNAEKSSDADNIRSKADTTFTEKTDFVDKMGFIGKTGRQETSGVKADSPEAVKAEFTVTSYEKYGDNSVKQDIQTQDDNAPRMAFAKRNIESKSDELRAITKGNEVTKSDSDLETEQKVTDKNAVSDMLAKGSDVFARTESRYDENGQEIRTLRVPISDMAEFVSEHAPKANGKSTLTVVLTPETLGKITVRMANEGGKLTVEILTETQAAKELLQAKSQQLAYALKNDDVELTSYKVETSQAELFQRDFDGSSKNPYRQQSHSQQKNDTDDFENLLGEIQTMD; encoded by the coding sequence ATGATGAATGGGACAGTAGTATTGCCTGCCGTTGTTACAACGTTTGCAGGCAATGCCGCCACAATCTCGGCAGGTAGCGTACAAAACGGCTCAGCAAGCGGTACTGCCGGAGGCTTCTCCGATACGCTCGGTGCTATGGTAACAAGCGGTCAGCAGTGCAATATGAACTCGGCTGTGCGAATGAATGCCGATAATAAGGCTGTTATGAACGGCGAGATATTAAGCGGACTGAACGAGCTTGAGCAGAATGCAAAAGAACTGAAGGAACTGCTTAAAACAGCCGAGCTTGCAGGATATCTGCAAGGCGGTACGATGCAGTTTTACGCCGATGTAATGCAGACGGACAACAGCGAGCTTATGCAGATCATGAACGGTCTTGAGCTCAGCAGTCCGATAGGCGATGTGTTATCTGAAGAAGGCGCTTTCAGCAAAATTTCAGACGGGAATGACGTTAATACGGCTCTCGGTTTACAAAACGGAGAGATTTCCGCCTTAAATGATTTTGCGAGTGAAATTCAGATGAATAACGGCGACTCTGCGGATACTGTAAACCAAACGAACGTCAAAGCGGAAATCGCTTCAGACAGCATTTCCGGTGAAAATGCTGTGGCTGCAACGGCTGACAAGCCAGACGCTTTTGCAAGCGTGGCTGTCGGAAATGCCGAAAAGTCTTCAGATGCGGATAATATACGTTCAAAGGCAGATACGACTTTTACCGAAAAGACCGATTTCGTCGATAAGATGGGCTTTATCGGGAAAACAGGCAGGCAGGAAACTTCCGGTGTAAAAGCGGATAGTCCTGAGGCTGTAAAGGCTGAATTTACGGTAACGTCATACGAAAAATACGGCGACAACAGCGTAAAGCAGGATATACAGACGCAGGATGACAATGCTCCGAGAATGGCATTTGCCAAGAGGAACATCGAAAGCAAGAGCGATGAACTGAGGGCGATAACCAAAGGAAACGAGGTTACTAAATCTGACAGCGACCTTGAAACTGAGCAGAAGGTTACCGACAAAAATGCGGTAAGCGATATGCTTGCAAAGGGCAGTGATGTATTTGCAAGAACAGAAAGCCGTTATGACGAAAACGGGCAGGAAATCCGCACTCTCAGAGTACCGATAAGCGATATGGCTGAGTTTGTGAGCGAACACGCACCTAAGGCAAACGGCAAAAGCACGCTTACAGTTGTGCTTACACCCGAAACACTGGGCAAAATCACGGTTCGTATGGCAAATGAGGGCGGAAAGCTCACGGTTGAGATACTGACGGAAACTCAGGCGGCGAAGGAGCTTTTACAGGCAAAGTCACAGCAGCTTGCGTATGCGCTGAAGAATGACGATGTGGAGCTTACCTCGTACAAGGTGGAAACCTCGCAGGCGGAACTTTTCCAGAGAGATTTTGACGGCAGCAGTAAGAACCCTTACAGACAGCAGTCGCACAGTCAGCAGAAGAATGACACGGACGACTTTGAAAATCTGTTGGGGGAGATTCAGACGATGGACTGA
- the fliJ gene encoding flagellar export protein FliJ, with amino-acid sequence MKKFNFTLQSLKKYNDQVLDSEKSILGRLRAELAEMQSELDAKVAEYEQSIDKLNELVRGGTTAMRLSLHKKYVSSLQQDIYRIKGLMAHKREEIENQLQKVIDATKEVSKLEKLEEKQLEEYRYASQKEQEQIIEEFVTNGSSNGGNTP; translated from the coding sequence ATGAAGAAGTTTAATTTTACATTGCAATCGCTGAAAAAGTACAACGATCAGGTGCTTGACAGCGAGAAATCAATACTCGGCAGACTAAGGGCGGAGCTTGCGGAAATGCAAAGCGAGCTTGACGCAAAGGTGGCTGAGTACGAACAGAGCATAGACAAGCTGAACGAGCTTGTGCGGGGCGGCACTACCGCTATGAGATTATCACTGCACAAGAAATATGTTTCCTCTTTGCAACAGGATATATATCGCATAAAGGGGCTTATGGCGCACAAGCGTGAGGAAATCGAAAATCAGCTTCAGAAAGTAATTGACGCTACAAAAGAGGTTTCTAAGCTTGAAAAGCTGGAGGAAAAACAGCTTGAAGAGTACAGATACGCATCGCAGAAAGAGCAGGAGCAGATCATAGAGGAATTTGTGACAAACGGCTCTTCAAACGGAGGTAATACACCGTAA
- the fliF gene encoding flagellar M-ring protein FliF — protein sequence MKDKLSAFWSGFKDKWSSLAKNLRIFIITAVSVVIVAAIVLAIVLNQKGYTAIYTGLDSEESSQVVSAINELGITDVKMGTDGSISVPSDQADNVRMQLSIQGYPKSTFNFDVWNSGIGIWSTDTEKKVLQIQQLQTHLMKAINTISAVKNSYVIITMPENSNYVISTDSEEPRVSVKLDLKNGAQLTSDQVEGIYALVLNSLPGLERENISILDSDGKLLSGENTTVEEDVLYQSRLNFQEQMQSLLKSQLNDTLKKLYKDYTINVNVKLNYDNSKSEYTIYTPSVAEDGTSGGMIESSTKNEGWGGIGSLSGVVGTTSNSDISPNYPTITGDGDNQYYYQNSITVKRLVNTEIRQLEKNGYSVDKITAAVTVDQINMLEADKEQLREVIAFAIGADVANVTVANYPFVINGNNGTNGNGNTINRGGSVDWTVYIILLLGLLVLALLIVAILTSNAKKKKRAKARAKAAAAQAAAAQAAQESAALSFEPQPQPDEEFNIQHLDDYDDESKSAVLKKEIKDFSRTNPDVVAQLIRSMMKNGE from the coding sequence ATGAAGGATAAGCTCTCCGCTTTCTGGAGCGGATTCAAAGATAAATGGAGCTCGCTTGCGAAAAATCTGCGGATATTCATAATAACTGCGGTATCGGTAGTAATAGTTGCCGCAATAGTGCTTGCGATAGTGCTTAATCAGAAGGGATATACGGCTATTTATACCGGACTTGACAGCGAGGAAAGCTCGCAGGTCGTTTCGGCAATAAACGAGCTTGGAATAACGGACGTAAAAATGGGTACGGACGGCAGTATCTCTGTACCGAGCGACCAGGCGGACAATGTAAGAATGCAGCTGAGCATACAAGGATACCCCAAGTCAACGTTCAACTTTGATGTATGGAACAGCGGCATAGGCATATGGTCGACCGACACCGAAAAGAAGGTGCTTCAGATACAGCAGTTACAGACGCATCTTATGAAAGCCATCAACACCATAAGTGCGGTCAAGAACTCTTATGTTATAATCACTATGCCGGAGAACAGCAATTATGTTATCTCCACGGACAGCGAAGAACCGAGAGTCAGCGTAAAGCTTGATCTGAAAAACGGCGCACAGCTTACGAGCGATCAGGTTGAAGGTATCTATGCACTGGTGCTGAACTCTTTGCCGGGTCTTGAGCGTGAAAACATATCAATACTCGACTCGGACGGCAAGTTGCTCAGCGGTGAGAACACGACCGTTGAGGAGGACGTGCTGTACCAGTCAAGGCTGAACTTCCAGGAGCAGATGCAGAGCCTGCTCAAGAGCCAGCTCAACGACACGCTGAAAAAGCTGTACAAGGACTACACTATAAACGTAAACGTAAAGCTCAATTATGATAACTCAAAGTCGGAATATACCATCTACACACCGTCTGTAGCAGAGGACGGTACATCCGGCGGTATGATAGAAAGCTCCACAAAGAACGAGGGCTGGGGCGGAATAGGCTCGCTGTCGGGCGTTGTAGGCACAACAAGCAACAGCGACATTTCACCGAACTATCCGACTATCACGGGCGACGGCGATAACCAATATTACTATCAGAACAGCATTACCGTAAAGCGTCTTGTAAACACCGAGATAAGACAGCTTGAAAAGAACGGCTATTCGGTAGATAAAATAACGGCGGCTGTAACTGTAGATCAGATCAATATGCTTGAAGCGGACAAGGAACAGCTCCGTGAAGTAATTGCGTTTGCTATCGGCGCAGACGTTGCAAATGTTACGGTTGCAAACTACCCGTTTGTTATAAACGGCAACAACGGCACTAACGGCAACGGCAATACGATAAACAGAGGCGGAAGCGTTGACTGGACGGTTTATATCATACTCCTGCTCGGACTTCTTGTGCTTGCACTGCTTATCGTAGCTATCCTTACAAGCAACGCAAAGAAGAAGAAACGTGCAAAAGCAAGAGCCAAGGCGGCCGCCGCACAGGCAGCGGCGGCACAGGCGGCGCAGGAATCAGCCGCTCTCAGCTTTGAGCCTCAGCCTCAGCCGGACGAAGAATTCAACATACAGCACCTTGACGACTATGACGACGAGTCAAAGAGTGCGGTTCTCAAGAAGGAAATCAAGGATTTCTCACGCACAAATCCCGATGTCGTTGCTCAGCTCATACGTTCTATGATGAAAAACGGCGAATGA
- a CDS encoding flagellar motor protein MotB, translating to MAKRRAESGEEKGNWLDTYADMVTLLLCFFVLLYSASSVDETKWQYIYQSFTSSGSYINPFVMDEQPKNNAADTNGNAEAPPNTQNGGTTSEQTEGLPSDFNQLYSFLKTTTDKNDLGRYVYIEQTPTRIFIRFNNTIMFDGNSAVLKEEGKQVLNKFMPGIKAVNKYIKSCSVSGHTAKAVSDVNDWDLSAARASSVVKYMDYNRCVDSEKFTVEGKACYTPIADNSTAEGRAANRRVEIMIVRAQLDTTSQAVIDDILKYEYRLNGANTDPYERNDSNSSDVNSDVVNEIIDNMESKYDSNPGDGNNSTNAAGPKYEPSYTGIPTDILTSAPTETSE from the coding sequence ATGGCGAAAAGAAGAGCCGAAAGCGGCGAAGAAAAGGGTAACTGGCTTGATACCTATGCCGATATGGTTACGCTTCTGTTGTGCTTTTTCGTATTGCTGTACTCTGCATCATCGGTAGACGAAACGAAATGGCAGTACATATATCAATCCTTTACGTCAAGCGGAAGCTATATAAACCCATTCGTAATGGACGAACAGCCGAAGAATAACGCTGCCGATACAAACGGTAATGCCGAAGCTCCTCCGAACACCCAGAACGGCGGTACTACAAGCGAACAGACAGAGGGTCTTCCCTCCGACTTCAATCAGCTTTACAGCTTCTTAAAGACAACAACTGATAAAAACGATTTAGGTCGGTATGTGTATATCGAGCAGACCCCGACAAGAATCTTTATCCGGTTCAATAATACGATAATGTTTGACGGCAACAGTGCGGTGCTGAAGGAAGAAGGCAAGCAGGTACTCAACAAGTTCATGCCGGGTATAAAGGCGGTCAACAAGTATATAAAATCCTGCTCGGTTTCGGGTCATACTGCAAAGGCCGTATCGGATGTCAACGACTGGGATCTGTCGGCGGCAAGAGCGTCAAGCGTTGTAAAATATATGGACTACAACCGCTGTGTTGACAGCGAGAAGTTCACTGTAGAGGGAAAAGCGTGCTATACGCCTATTGCCGACAACTCAACGGCTGAAGGCAGAGCGGCGAACAGACGTGTAGAGATTATGATAGTGAGAGCACAGCTTGACACTACCTCACAGGCTGTCATAGACGATATTCTGAAATACGAATACAGGCTGAACGGTGCGAACACAGATCCTTATGAACGCAACGACAGCAACAGCTCGGACGTCAACAGTGACGTTGTAAACGAAATAATCGACAATATGGAAAGCAAGTATGACAGCAACCCGGGCGACGGCAACAACAGCACAAACGCCGCAGGACCGAAATATGAGCCGTCATATACGGGCATTCCTACAGATATACTGACATCGGCACCGACCGAAACGTCAGAATAA
- a CDS encoding flagellar FlbD family protein: protein MIILTKLNGEKFMLNPDLIEIVTENPDTVITTSTGHSYIVEQSMNEILSLIKEYRLSVRRQRLERSI from the coding sequence ATGATAATACTTACAAAGCTCAACGGGGAAAAGTTTATGCTTAATCCCGATCTTATCGAAATAGTAACGGAAAATCCCGACACGGTAATTACCACGAGTACGGGACATTCATACATAGTTGAGCAGTCGATGAACGAGATACTTTCTCTCATCAAGGAATACAGGCTGTCTGTAAGACGTCAGCGTCTCGAGAGAAGCATATAA
- the flgB gene encoding flagellar basal body rod protein FlgB, which produces MALFNTNAFRITEQGLSVLWQKQQIIAQNIANQDTPGYNCKYLDFYAVLKDRMESTSVVGGKAKEGSKQVELATRVYEDTATNTQPDGNNVDVDSQSNELAKVQLHYQALKNQMNGEFTRLRSAMKT; this is translated from the coding sequence ATGGCACTTTTCAACACAAACGCTTTTCGCATTACCGAACAGGGTCTGTCTGTTCTGTGGCAGAAGCAACAGATAATCGCACAGAATATAGCAAACCAGGATACGCCCGGATATAACTGCAAGTATCTTGATTTTTACGCTGTACTCAAGGACAGGATGGAAAGCACGAGCGTTGTCGGAGGTAAGGCGAAGGAAGGCTCAAAGCAGGTCGAGCTTGCTACCAGAGTGTACGAGGACACTGCGACCAACACTCAGCCGGACGGCAACAACGTAGACGTTGATTCACAGTCAAACGAGCTTGCAAAGGTACAGCTTCACTATCAGGCTCTCAAGAACCAGATGAACGGAGAGTTCACAAGACTGCGTTCGGCAATGAAAACGTAA
- the flgC gene encoding flagellar basal body rod protein FlgC: MAFLSSLNIAASGMAAERLRLDVISQNVANAKTTRTEDGTPYRRQVVLFSENKGFNSVLEETIAKRKEKIAGGVPANTVSATKNKGVLVTEIVEDETPLTPVYDPTHPDADENGYYYLPNVDVAEEEMDAMAATRSYEANLAVLNAVKSMAQTALSIGNN, translated from the coding sequence ATGGCATTTTTAAGTTCGCTTAATATAGCCGCATCGGGCATGGCAGCGGAAAGACTGCGTCTTGATGTAATTTCGCAGAACGTTGCGAACGCAAAAACCACCAGAACGGAGGACGGTACGCCGTACAGAAGGCAGGTCGTACTGTTCAGTGAAAACAAGGGTTTCAACTCTGTGCTTGAGGAAACTATAGCAAAGAGGAAAGAAAAAATAGCAGGGGGAGTGCCTGCGAATACTGTTTCTGCGACTAAAAACAAGGGCGTTCTTGTTACCGAGATAGTCGAGGACGAAACACCGCTCACACCGGTCTATGACCCGACACATCCCGACGCAGACGAGAACGGCTATTACTATCTGCCGAACGTTGACGTGGCGGAAGAGGAAATGGACGCTATGGCGGCTACACGTTCGTATGAAGCCAACCTTGCTGTGCTGAACGCTGTGAAATCAATGGCGCAGACAGCACTCAGCATAGGAAACAACTAA
- the fliE gene encoding flagellar hook-basal body complex protein FliE, with amino-acid sequence MFIVPLTSSITPMETMSQKKQTESTDDGEATFFDVFESLVKNVKETDAQVQKDSIDLMLGDVDDLAQIQVNLEKAATAVDLLVTVKNKAVDAYNEIMRMTV; translated from the coding sequence ATGTTTATAGTACCGCTTACAAGCAGTATCACCCCTATGGAAACGATGAGTCAGAAAAAGCAGACCGAAAGCACAGATGACGGCGAAGCAACGTTCTTTGATGTTTTTGAGTCGCTTGTAAAGAACGTCAAGGAAACCGATGCACAGGTACAGAAGGATTCGATAGACCTTATGCTCGGCGACGTGGACGATCTTGCACAGATACAGGTAAATCTCGAAAAGGCGGCTACCGCTGTGGATCTGCTTGTTACTGTCAAGAACAAGGCTGTTGACGCATACAACGAGATAATGCGTATGACCGTCTGA
- a CDS encoding MotA/TolQ/ExbB proton channel family protein has product MSLEDSANKCEDPFLKESLMLIVDANDLDKVKSMLDDAIDFMCERHERGRLFFEKGMSVFPAFGMLGTLVGLVNMLKGMGADSSNLSSGMAVALITTFYGSLFSNVLFAPIASSLKNSHEQELLCMQIIEEGVLSIAAGSNPRLIQEKLEFMLAQTDIKKKGSK; this is encoded by the coding sequence ATCTCGCTTGAAGACAGTGCGAACAAGTGTGAGGATCCGTTCCTCAAGGAAAGCCTTATGCTGATAGTAGACGCAAACGACCTTGATAAAGTAAAAAGTATGCTTGACGACGCAATAGACTTTATGTGTGAGCGTCACGAAAGAGGCAGACTTTTCTTTGAAAAAGGTATGTCTGTATTCCCCGCATTCGGAATGTTGGGTACTCTTGTCGGCCTTGTAAATATGCTTAAGGGTATGGGTGCCGACTCAAGCAACCTGTCAAGCGGTATGGCGGTTGCGCTTATCACGACCTTCTACGGCTCGCTGTTCTCAAACGTATTGTTTGCGCCGATCGCATCATCGCTGAAGAACAGTCACGAACAGGAGCTTCTTTGTATGCAGATAATAGAGGAAGGCGTGCTGTCGATTGCGGCAGGCTCAAACCCCAGACTTATTCAGGAAAAACTCGAATTTATGCTTGCACAGACTGATATAAAGAAGAAGGGCAGCAAGTAA